The Streptomyces sp. NBC_00162 genome window below encodes:
- a CDS encoding cation diffusion facilitator family transporter — protein sequence MNGHDHAHDHAHDTGHDHGARGHGGHSHGVAADADQRWLAIALGLIGTFMAIEVVIGVVANSLALISDAAHMLTDAVSIVLALIAMRLAARPARGGFTYGLKRAEILSAQANGLTLLLLALWLAYEAVRRLMDPPPVEGGLVLVTALAGIVVNIAAAWCISRANRSSLAVEGAYQHILNDLFAFIGTAVAGLIVLTTGFRQADAIATLVVVVLMVKAGYGLVRESGRILLEAAPAHVDPDAVGDRLVGHPPVTEVHDLHIWTITSGQAALSAHVLVEPAGDCHAVRRDLERLLAKEYGITHTTLQVDHVQDSLLTVGRAGQDPADPHCADAHGPVHRQGPHDH from the coding sequence ATGAACGGGCACGACCACGCGCACGACCACGCGCACGACACGGGCCACGACCACGGCGCGCGCGGCCACGGCGGGCACAGCCACGGCGTCGCCGCCGACGCCGACCAGCGCTGGCTGGCCATCGCGCTCGGTCTGATCGGCACGTTCATGGCCATCGAGGTGGTCATCGGCGTGGTGGCCAATTCACTGGCCCTGATCTCCGACGCGGCCCACATGCTGACCGACGCCGTCTCGATCGTCCTCGCGCTGATCGCGATGCGGCTGGCCGCCCGGCCGGCGCGCGGCGGCTTCACGTACGGCCTCAAGCGGGCGGAGATACTTTCCGCCCAGGCCAACGGCCTGACCCTGCTGCTGCTGGCGCTCTGGCTGGCGTACGAGGCGGTGCGGCGGCTGATGGACCCGCCGCCGGTGGAGGGCGGGCTGGTGCTGGTGACGGCGCTCGCGGGCATCGTCGTCAACATCGCCGCGGCCTGGTGCATCTCGCGGGCGAACCGCTCCTCGCTCGCCGTCGAGGGCGCCTACCAGCACATCCTGAACGACCTGTTCGCGTTCATCGGTACCGCCGTCGCCGGTCTGATCGTGCTCACCACCGGGTTCCGGCAGGCCGACGCGATCGCCACCCTCGTGGTGGTGGTGCTGATGGTCAAGGCGGGCTACGGGCTGGTCCGCGAGTCCGGCCGGATCCTCCTGGAGGCCGCCCCGGCCCACGTGGACCCGGACGCGGTGGGCGACCGGCTGGTCGGACACCCGCCGGTCACCGAGGTGCACGACCTGCACATCTGGACCATCACCTCCGGGCAGGCGGCGCTCTCCGCGCACGTGCTCGTCGAGCCGGCGGGCGACTGCCACGCGGTGCGCCGGGACCTGGAGCGACTGCTGGCCAAGGAGTACGGGATCACGCACACCACCCTCCAGGTGGACCACGTACAGGACTCGCTCCTCACGGTCGGCCGCGCCGGCCAGGACCCGGCGGATCCGCACTGCGCGGACGCGCACGGTCCGGTCCACCGCCAGGGCCCGCACGACCACTGA
- a CDS encoding FHA domain-containing protein, which translates to MVQRPGVPTAPELVLETDTGSVPMSPGRTYHVGRDPLCEICLDDARVSWHHAILRPDDGHWTVQDDHSTNGTWADGQRVQEWSVGVGSELRFGSAEDGPRAVLVGAAPAPAPHAGRPSRVSNPALTSTFRTPSAVRPLPARTTVRIGRAPENDLVVNDLVVSRRHAELRGLPDGSYQIVDLGSHNGTYLNGAAVAVAPVAEGDIVGIGHSAFCLVGDRLEEYVDNGEVSLDVQSLTVTVDHGRKTLMEGVSFPVGAKCLLAVVGPSGAGKSTLLGALTGLRPAEHGTVLYDGRDLYRDYAELRSRIGLVPQDDILHSQLKVRRALVYAAELRFPQDTAKAEREARVDEVIRELGLVERADQPIHSLSGGQRKRVSVALELLTKPSLLFLDEPTSGLDPGMDRSVMHTLRGLADDGRTVIVVTHSVLNLEVCDRLLVLAPGGRIAYYGPPDEALGFFGYDQWPEAFEAFENQRDRDWAGDYRASPLHRRYVDVAAGGPPPAGEVGRVAGVVPQSPPKAQSWGSQLSTLIRRYSAVLSADRTFLIIMVALPFVMGAMTRALAGSVLNAETALNALFILCVGGVLIGAANAVRELVKERVIYQRERAVGLSRSAYLMSKVVVLGAVTIAQAVVLTLVGLAGVRINAPGGKGLFLPPLIEITLVVALLSVTAMVLGLLISALVSKEEVTMPLLVLLTIVQVVFCGSLLKLTGVLVIEQLAWFVPARWAMGAMSATIDLGAIVPGKITQDPLFDHKADVWMLEVGMLVGLSVLFAVLVIRVLRRHEPTIMRK; encoded by the coding sequence ATGGTCCAGCGCCCCGGTGTGCCGACCGCACCCGAGCTCGTTCTGGAAACCGACACGGGCTCCGTTCCGATGAGCCCGGGCCGGACGTATCACGTTGGCCGGGACCCGCTCTGCGAGATCTGCCTCGATGACGCCCGCGTCTCCTGGCACCACGCGATCCTGCGCCCCGACGACGGCCACTGGACGGTGCAGGACGACCACAGCACCAACGGCACCTGGGCCGACGGCCAGCGCGTCCAGGAGTGGAGCGTCGGCGTCGGCAGCGAACTGCGCTTCGGCAGCGCCGAGGACGGCCCGCGCGCCGTCCTCGTCGGTGCCGCGCCTGCCCCCGCGCCGCATGCCGGCCGGCCGTCCCGGGTCTCGAACCCCGCGCTGACCAGTACCTTCCGCACGCCCTCCGCCGTCCGCCCGCTGCCGGCCCGTACGACCGTCCGGATCGGCCGGGCCCCCGAGAACGACCTGGTCGTCAACGACCTGGTGGTCTCCCGCCGGCATGCCGAACTGCGCGGCCTGCCCGACGGCAGCTACCAGATCGTCGACCTGGGCAGCCACAACGGCACCTACCTCAACGGCGCCGCCGTCGCGGTGGCCCCCGTCGCCGAGGGCGACATCGTCGGCATCGGCCACTCGGCCTTCTGCCTGGTCGGCGACCGGCTGGAGGAGTACGTCGACAACGGCGAGGTGTCCCTCGACGTCCAGAGCCTGACCGTCACCGTGGACCACGGACGCAAGACCCTGATGGAGGGCGTCTCCTTCCCGGTCGGCGCCAAGTGCCTGCTCGCCGTCGTCGGACCCAGCGGCGCCGGCAAGTCCACCCTGCTCGGCGCACTCACCGGCCTGCGCCCCGCCGAACACGGCACCGTCCTCTACGACGGCCGCGACCTCTACCGGGACTACGCGGAGCTGCGCAGCCGCATCGGCCTGGTGCCCCAGGACGACATCCTGCACTCCCAGCTCAAGGTCCGCCGGGCCCTCGTCTACGCCGCCGAACTGCGCTTTCCGCAGGACACCGCCAAGGCCGAACGTGAGGCCCGCGTCGACGAGGTGATCCGCGAACTCGGGCTGGTCGAGCGCGCCGACCAGCCCATCCACAGCCTCTCCGGCGGCCAGCGCAAACGCGTCTCCGTCGCCCTCGAGCTGCTCACCAAGCCCTCCCTGCTCTTCCTCGACGAACCCACCTCCGGCCTCGACCCCGGCATGGACCGCTCCGTCATGCACACGCTGCGCGGCCTCGCGGACGACGGGCGCACGGTCATCGTCGTCACCCACAGCGTGCTCAACCTCGAGGTCTGCGACCGCCTCCTGGTCCTCGCACCCGGCGGGCGCATCGCCTACTACGGCCCCCCCGACGAGGCCCTCGGATTCTTCGGCTACGACCAGTGGCCCGAAGCCTTCGAGGCGTTCGAGAACCAGCGCGACCGCGACTGGGCGGGGGACTACCGGGCCTCACCGCTGCACCGCCGCTACGTCGACGTCGCCGCCGGCGGGCCGCCGCCCGCAGGGGAGGTCGGACGGGTCGCCGGCGTCGTGCCGCAGTCGCCGCCCAAGGCCCAGAGCTGGGGCTCCCAGCTCTCCACCCTGATCCGCCGGTACTCCGCCGTGCTCAGCGCCGACCGCACCTTCCTGATCATCATGGTCGCGCTGCCGTTCGTCATGGGCGCCATGACCCGCGCGCTGGCCGGCAGCGTCCTCAATGCCGAGACGGCGCTGAACGCCCTGTTCATCCTGTGCGTGGGCGGAGTCCTCATCGGCGCCGCCAACGCGGTGCGCGAACTCGTCAAGGAACGCGTCATCTACCAGCGCGAGCGTGCCGTGGGCCTGTCCCGGTCGGCCTATTTGATGTCCAAGGTGGTGGTCCTCGGCGCGGTCACGATCGCCCAGGCCGTGGTCCTCACCCTGGTCGGCCTCGCCGGAGTCCGCATCAACGCCCCCGGCGGCAAGGGTCTCTTCCTGCCACCGCTGATCGAGATCACCCTCGTCGTCGCCCTGCTGTCCGTCACCGCCATGGTGCTCGGACTGCTGATCTCCGCCCTGGTGAGCAAGGAGGAGGTCACCATGCCGCTGCTGGTCCTGCTCACCATCGTCCAGGTCGTCTTCTGCGGCTCCCTGCTGAAACTCACCGGGGTCCTCGTCATCGAACAGCTGGCCTGGTTCGTGCCGGCCCGGTGGGCCATGGGCGCGATGTCGGCCACCATCGACCTCGGTGCCATCGTGCCCGGCAAGATCACCCAGGACCCGTTGTTCGATCACAAGGCCGACGTGTGGATGCTCGAGGTCGGGATGCTGGTCGGCCTGTCCGTGCTGTTCGCCGTGCTGGTGATCCGGGTGCTGCGCCGCCACGAGCCGACGATCATGCGGAAGTAG
- a CDS encoding serine/threonine-protein kinase → MEPDPVGGPPSDLRGKQIAGYLVESEIGRGGMAVVYRARDLRLDRTVALKLLAPELARNDTFRQRFAFESRVAAAIDHPHIVPVFEAGETEGLLYIAMRYVAGRDLRAMLNRTGPLPLDTATRIAGQVASALDAAHDHDLVHRDVKPGNILVAQGTDSDHPEHVYLTDFGLTKKSLSLSGFTSVGQFVGTLDYVAPEQIAGKPVDGRCDVYSLGCVVYETLAGGPPFERDDDMALLWAHQYDPPPPLSSRRPGLPGALDEVLAKALAKSPEDRWSTCLEFTAALRSAGSSPVRPSTRVVPASQDAAPSPPRWALPVFGRPA, encoded by the coding sequence ATGGAGCCGGATCCGGTCGGCGGGCCCCCGTCCGACCTGCGGGGGAAGCAGATCGCCGGATACCTGGTGGAGAGCGAGATCGGGCGCGGCGGGATGGCCGTCGTCTACCGGGCGCGAGACCTGCGCCTGGACCGGACCGTGGCGCTGAAGCTGCTGGCACCCGAACTGGCCCGGAACGACACCTTCAGGCAGCGGTTCGCGTTCGAGTCGAGGGTGGCCGCGGCCATCGACCACCCGCACATCGTGCCCGTCTTCGAGGCGGGTGAGACGGAAGGACTGCTGTACATCGCGATGCGCTACGTCGCCGGGCGGGACCTGCGGGCGATGCTGAACCGCACCGGGCCGCTCCCGCTGGACACGGCCACGCGGATCGCGGGGCAGGTCGCCTCGGCGCTGGACGCGGCGCACGACCACGACCTGGTGCACCGGGACGTGAAACCGGGCAACATCCTGGTCGCGCAGGGCACGGACAGTGACCACCCCGAGCACGTGTACCTCACGGACTTCGGACTGACGAAGAAATCGCTGTCGCTGAGCGGGTTCACGAGCGTCGGGCAGTTCGTCGGGACGCTGGACTACGTGGCCCCGGAGCAGATCGCCGGCAAGCCGGTGGACGGCCGGTGCGACGTGTACAGCCTGGGGTGCGTGGTCTACGAGACCCTCGCCGGCGGCCCGCCCTTCGAGCGGGACGACGACATGGCCTTGCTGTGGGCCCATCAGTACGATCCCCCGCCCCCGCTGAGCTCGCGGCGGCCCGGGCTGCCGGGGGCGCTGGACGAGGTCCTGGCGAAGGCACTGGCCAAGTCCCCGGAGGACCGCTGGAGCACCTGCCTGGAGTTCACCGCGGCCCTGCGCAGCGCCGGCTCGTCCCCCGTCCGTCCGTCGACGCGCGTGGTGCCCGCGTCGCAGGACGCGGCCCCGTCACCGCCGAGGTGGGCGCTGCCGGTGTTCGGACGGCCGGCTTAG